In the genome of Maridesulfovibrio zosterae DSM 11974, the window CGAACACTGGAAGTGACCCTGAACTTAAGGGGCACTCACTGACAGACCAGATTAATAAACTTTTGTACTATCTTCGCAAAGATGATCCTGATAAAATCGAAATAAGTGATGTTCTGAACTTTATACTGGTTGATTCCGTGAACGGGATATACCCCGGCGGGGTTGATAGAAATGAAATCAATAAACTAGGTATTCAGGTTATTGACTGTGAATTGATAAGTAAGAAAAGTGCGCCGTATCTTGATGCCTCTCTCCTATCCAAGGCTTTATTATCTCTAACTTAACTTACCAAACTTAATTAATGGTAAGTAAAAAAACACTCTATCTATACTTTTTCATAAAAAATAAATATTATATTTAATTACATTACTTAAAAGACTACTTTTATATATTATGCAACATTAAATATGTATTTTAATCGAATATTTTAATGCAAATACCACGACACAACTATGCCACAGATTGACTTTATGGCTTTAATACATACTATATAAGAGTAGGAGTGTATCTAAAAACAGACAACTAAAACTGCATCCTTCGTGTGAGCACGTCGCAGGAGGATATTATGACGCTAACTACTATCAAGACCGTATTTATTATAATTTTGACATCATTGCTGCTAATTATAACTAGTACATTATCACACGGAGCAAGCTTCAAGTTTGCCTTGGAAAATCAGGGAAAAACTTGGCAGCTTGGTAATTCTCACCATCTTGGCCTGCTGGGATTCACTGATCTTACTGCCAGCTCAACCTTTACTCTTTCTGAAATTATCAATCACATTGATCTTGGAACACCTGTTAAATTCTATGCAGGACCAGGAATGCCAAGTCTTGTTGAATATACCGAGTTAACTCCTGAAACAGTATTTGACTATACTGCAATTCCCGGACAGCAGAGTGTTAATGACGCATTCTATATTGAATTTGATTCTAACAAAGTACATTTTGAACATTTTGGTTTTACTGGAGGCAAAACGTTAGTAGCAGATGGCAAACTTGGTAGCCTTGATAGTGTCCCTGCCCCTATTCCTATACCTGCAACATGGATGATCGCAGTAACAGGACTCATGTTCATAATACTTGCCAAATATAAACTTAATCCAATCCACAAATAACACTCTCAACCGCCCCGCCATGGGGCGGTTGACTTTTGTACGAAAAAGAGTCTTGCCAACTACCCAAAAAGAACTATTTTATACCAAGTCATTTATTTTCAATAAGCTATGAAACAGTGTCACAGAAAATATTCCCATATTTTACAACATACTGATTAAACAGCTGATATTAACATGAGATAAAAATGTTACCAATACAAATTGATCACACTCTTTGCAAAGCTGATGGACTTTGCGTTCATGAATGCCCACTTGCTGTACTTATGATATCCGAAAAAGGAAAAGCTCCGGTTATTAACCCCAAAAAAATGAACTATTGCATAAATTGCGGTCACTGTGCTGCAATATGTCCCACTAACGCCATAACCATTACTGCATTTGAAGACCAATCTTCAATCCCAATTAATCATGCAGGTATGCCTGACTTCAGCTCAGTTGAAAATTTGATGAAAAGTAGACGTTCTATCCGCAAATTTAAAAAAACAGCTCTCACAGCTAAACAGGTTGAAGAACTTATCCACCTTGCGGCCTATGCTCCGTCAGGTCACAATGCCCACCCCGTATCATGGTCAGTCATAAACTCATCTGACAAAATGCAGGAACTGACTTTAATCGCAGTAGAATGGATGGAAGAAATGGTGAGACAAAAAAGCCCCCTAGCGAAAAAACTTTTTCTATCAGGTCTCATTAACGCATATAAAAACGGTAATGACGCGATCAGCCGCAACGCTCCGACCATCGCCGCAGCATGGGCTCCTAAACAAGGGATCACTCCTCAGACAGATACAGTGATAGCAACTACATATCTTGAACTTGCAGCACATGCCCAGAACATAGGTACCTGCTGGGCCGGATATATTATTCTGGCTGCATCATATAGCGAAAAAATTCGCAATTTTCTTGGCATTCCGAAAGATCATATGCTCTATGGAGCACTGCTACTTGGTTATCCGGCAGTAAAATACAAAAATTCACCGCCAAGACACAAAGCTGAAGGAAAAAAAACAGAATTCGGAACTATATTCCATGCTCGTCTCAACGGACATTAAGAGATATCTAACGTGGCTTTAAAAAACAGAAAAGTAGTTTACATAGATTGCTTCTCGCAATACTCAGTCTTTCAAATAAGTTAAATCTGCTCCAAAATTTTTGTGGGAACCAATATCGTACAAACCTTAATCACGTTCGATCTGTTTCCCGGGCATGAAAGCTGTGCGCAAAAATTTTGGAGTGAAAATTCGAAGTGGATTTTTGACAAGAGTATCAGGCATTACATGATACCAGCGATAACCTAGCCTGTAATATACTTTTTTAGCGAGACATCCATAGCCGCTTTGTTTGGCGGCCCATATTGCAGCATCCCGCTGACAACGGGAGGACGCTACGGCTTTAAAAATTTTGTCGCTATAGCCTTTATCAACAAGCATTTTGCGGATACGCATATATTCACGATAACGGCTGATAATATCAGCAATAGAAAAAAAAGCTCCGGTTCCCCAGCTCATGGCAATAGCAATAGAAGTAACAAACCCGAGACTGTGCCCAACTCGATAAAATTCCGCAGCAAGCCACGCAAGTGTAACAACCATCCCCATACAGAGTCCCAGAACCAGATGAGGTAATGGCGCAACCCGCAAGTAATTATATTTTCTGTGTGCAATATTCTTTATCATCACTGCTTAATTTTAAACGATTCAAAAGGATTATTTCATATACACAAGAAGAGAGATTCAATTCTACCCATCGGTATTCAAAAAACATTTAACCTGACACTTTATCTGGAGAATTGGAAAGCTCAACTGCAACATTAAGTTCTGCAAGAAGTTCTTCCACATTAAAAGGCTTAACAATTCTTGAATCCATACCGCTTTTAATGCACTGCTCAATAAAATCAGCTCCACTGTTAGCAGTAAGAGCAACAATTCGCACCGTGGAATGAAAGTTTCTTATAGCGGTGGTAGCATCCAAACCATCCATAACCGGCATCTGGATATCCATAAAAACTATGTCAAAATCATCAGATTTTTTTATAAGATCAACAGCTTCCTTACCATTTCCAACAATTATATAATCAGTTACGCCATTCTTATCAAAAATCTTACGAAGTAAAATTTGATTCATCTTGCTGTCTTCAGCAACAAGCACTTTAATTCCAGAATAATCTGGAGCAACTTTGTCTAATACGAAATTTTGTTGTCCCTCGTCGATTTCTGCAGAACAGACCTCAAGATAGAGAGTGAAGGTAAAAGTAGCTCCCCCTTTTGCATTATTACGTGCAGAAAGCTCTCCACCAAGATGCTTCACTAACCGATTACAGATAGCCAGGCCAAGCCCGGTTCCTCCGTATTGTCTGGTAATGCTCGGATCGGCCTGTACAAAAGACTTAAAAAGAGACTCTGCTCCTTGGACAGGCAGTCCTATTCCGGTATCACTCACTTCAAATAAAATTTCAACTTTTTCGCCAGGTACTGGATGTGATAAGGACCTGCATTTAAGTGTAACCTCACCTTCATTGGTAAACTTCACAGCATTACCCAGCAGGTTTACCAGCACCTGCCGAACTCTTAGCAAATCAACCTTTACACAAGATGGAATATTCTCGGTTTCCAACAAAACTTCAAGTTTTTTATTCCGGGCTCCAATATCCATCACATCGCGCATTTCCTTTAAAAAGGCAGGAAGATCTGCATTTTCCTCAGAAAGCTCCATGTGAACGGTATCGTACTTAGAAAAATCGAGTATATCGTTAACTATAACCAACAAACTGTCGACAGATGATTTTATAAGACGCAGGTTCTCCTGCTGATCTTCATCCAGTTTCGAACCTTGAAGTAATTGAACCATCCCTTTAATAGCATTCATAGGAGTTCGAAATTCATGACTCATATTTGCAAGAAAGTGTCCCTTAGCCTCGTTAGCTTTCTGAGCCTTATCGTTGCTTATGCGTAACTCATTTTCAACATGTTTAAGTTCAGAAATATCCTCGACAGTAGCCAGAACACGACCCCATGTTTTTTCATAACCAGGAACAATAATACAATTTATTATAAAGAACTGTTCTCTTCCATCTTTGCGAAACAGGTGAACATCACTCCGATGCCTAACTTTACCGGATGCGAAATCCAGAAGAATTGTCCTGAAAAACCGCCACCCTCTAGCTGTTACATAGGCTGAAAAGCCTCTTTCTATCAGCTCTTCTCTTGTATGAACACTCAAAAATTTTATGGCAAGATTATTTGTATCAAGAACTTTGACAAGGCTTACACATTCAGCCACATCATCCATATTACCAAGTAAATCATCTCTCAGCAATTTTGTGTTTTTTTCTCCATATATATCAAATGTATCTTTAAGAGCAGAAAAATCCATTTCCCAGAGAGCAACTGGAGAATTTTCAAACAACGAGCGAAACCTTTTCTCACTGCTGATAAGTTCCCTCTCTGCCTTTTTTCGGGAAGTAATATCGATAGCAAATCCTTCAAGATATGAAGATAAACCGGGTTCGCCTTCAACAAGTCTGAAATCACACGAAAGCCATATCTTTGTCCGATCTCTACGATAGCATTGAACTATATATCCAGAGACCTTTCCTGATAAATTAAGCCGACGAAGCTCGGCGTCCCATCCATCAGAATTTACTAAAACATCAGTACGCATATCCGTTACTGATATTATAAATTCTTCTTGGTCATCGTAGCCTAAAATATTTGCATACGCATTGTTAACAGTAAGATAACCACCATCCATGGTAATTTGAAAAATACCAACCGGTGCATTGTCAAAAATATCTCTATATCGAATTTCGGCCCTTTTACGTAAGGCATCAGCAAGCCTTCTACTCTTTATCTCCTGCTCAAGCTTTTCTTTTTCTCTACTTACAGCGGCTTCACGCTTGGCTGCCTCTAAAATTCTGGTTTCATATATGTGCCTATTAAAAATAATACGCACAATTGAATAACAGCAACTGGCAACTGCCATAAAAATAAACAGAGAAATAAACAAATGCATTCTCAGACTTAAAAAACCAAAAATTCTCTGTTCCTTAACTAATGAAATAATACTCATAGAAGTACCATAGACAGGAGATGAAGTGGCAAGATAATCTAATTTACGATCTGATTTTGCGTTGCTCAACACAGTCAAGCCCTTCCACTCCTTTAGTGCATCCATAAGAAGTAACTGAGCACTATTTCGGGCAGACATGTCCGATATTGCAACAATGGCTTCACCTGCACGTAAAAAGTCACTACCGGCTACAGGAGAGGTAAATATATCTTTTAAATTATCATGCAGGGCTTCGATACGAATCCAAGCCACGACAGTTCCGATCTCTCCACCTGCACCTATAACAGGTACTCCCATAACCAGAGCCATAACTCCATCGGACTCACCTGCAGAATAAGCTATGTCGCTCCCTGTAACCAGATACCGTTTATACTCAGAATTCTCCCCCATAAAGACGCACTCGCTATCGGTATCAATCAGCATTCTGCCATCTGAATCTAGAAGAATAATTTGAGAGTAAATTTGCTCCTTCCCAGTATTTTTTTCGCTGATTGTCTTATAAAATACATTGCAAACTCTCTTTAAAATATCAGGAGTTACAGATGCATATCCAGCTATGTATCTATCTTTCTCAACAACTAATTTTTGAACATCCTCGTTAGAACTAAGTGTTTTTAATTCCAGTGCCCTATTTGAAAAAAAAGAACTTACAGCCATAGCCCTTTTTGCTGATCCACCTGCAAAAAGTTCGCGAGCAGCATTCCGGACTTGTATCTGGGATGAATAACTAGACCACAAGGCATACCCCACTATACCTGTGAAACAAATTAATGCGCTGATAAGTATCAGACGATACCTGCTATATTCGATGCCTTGCTGATTTTTCATATTCGTAACGTATTTTCCAATTCACCCAAAAAAGAATCTATATAAAATAGTTAGCTCAAGAATAAGGGATCAAACTAAATGTAACTTAAAAAAACAAAAAAACAAAAAAATTATTCTTTTACAGCTTACCCCATATCGATAAAAGCTTCATCAATTGAAAAGAATAAATTCACTTTTTTTTATGAGGTTAAAAATAATCTTTTTAATTGACATTGAAATTCATTTTCAATAGAACAAACTTAACTTCAAAAACAAGGAGATCAAAATGTGTGCAGCTCTTATCGGTGGAATGGATAGACTCAAAAGGGACTATATAGTTTCTGCAAAAGAACAAGGTGTAAAACTTAAGGTCTTCACGGGAAAAGAAAATAAAGTTTCCGCAAAACTTGGCAGTGCAGATCACGTTATTATTTTTACCAACCAAATATCCCACGCAGCTAAAAAAGATATCGTTAAATACACAAAGTCAAAACAGATCCCGCTGCATATGTTTCACTCATGCGGAGTAACAACACTGAAGAACTGCCTTGAGAATTTATAGTATGAGAGAAACAGCGAAAGACAGTATTTATAATGTCTTTCGCTGCCTTGAAATAACTTCAAAAAATATTGCTTACTGCTACTCGTGAAGCGACCGGAGAAGTTCAATATTCTTTTTATCAAATTTAAAGTCAGTGTCATCACCTTTAGGTGTTTCAATCACTTTAGGAATTGTGGAAAAGCGGGAGTCGTTAATAATATATTTAAATCCGTCAATGCCGATACGACCTTGTCCTATATGCTCATGCCTGTCCTTATGTGAACCAAGCCCCTCTTTACAATCATTAAGATGAAAAAGTCGCAGAAAATCTAGTCCTATCAACTTGTCAAATTTATTAAAGACTTCTTCACAGCTTTCCGCTGTGCGTAAATCATACCCTGCAGCAAATGCATGGCAGGTATCAAAGCACACTCCCATTCTGCTGGTGTAACCGGAATTTTCAAGAATGGTTGCAAGTTCTCCGAATCTGCTACCCAGATTTGTACCCTGTCCCGCAGTATTCTCAATCAGTACACGAACCTCGGCAGTCTCTGACAAGGCAATCGCTTCATCAAGATTTGCAACATACCTCTCAAGGGCTTCTACCTTTCCAGACCCGAGATGCGATCCAGGATGGGTCACGATGTACTCAATCCCTAATGATTCAGTCCGCCGAAGTTCCTGCGCAAAAGCTTTTACTGACTTTGCTGCACCTTCAGGCTTGGGTGAAGCTAGATTGATAAGGTAGGAATCATGCACTGAAACAGGGTAATTCCCCCAATCCTGACGCAACCTTTTAAAATTCTCTATAACATCTTCTTCAAGAGGTTTAACTTTCCACTGCCGCTGATTGCGAGTAAAAATTTGTAACGCTGTTCCGCCTACAGCAATTATTCTCTCCACAGCCTTGTCCACGCCTCCAGTAATAGGCATATGGGCACCGATATACATAAATAATAAAATCCTTGCTTGTTATGTTCTTCTACAATTCATTACGTAGCGCCAAATCCATAAGTTCCTGACCTAGCAACTCTGGATCAATCAGCCCATCAGAGTCTTCTGAAACAAGTCTGCGGTCAATCACTTTTATCGGTAACTTTCCAAGTTCTTCCATATTAATGTCTTCCTGATAGTTACCATTTTCAGAATCAATCAAAATAGCATTGAGCACACTTTCCGGCTTAATGGCATAGCCGTTATCTAATCTCAAAACTTCCAGCAACCGTTCAACCTGAAGTGCCAGATCATGCCCTATGAGTTCAGGATCATATCCCATGTTGGGAACAAAAATCTTTGGTGCAGGATTAAGTGAAATTGTTTGACCAAGACCGTGCGGGGATAATGCAGCCAGCAAGCTGGAATAAAAACTGCCCATAGGATAAACTATCATATCAGCTTCTTTGATTAACATCATGGCTAAAGAAGAAGCGTGTACTGCACGTGGCCATGGATCGTTAACACCTGAACAAATCCACATCCCGTCAATGGGCGCGGGAACGGGATCAAATTCTTTTCCCGTAAACAAATGCTGGCCGGCAAGAATTTCTCCATTTTGCAAGCGTACAGCAAGATGCCCATTATCAATAGTGGAAGCACGAACTATACCGCGAGCACCTATTAAACGTGAAAATTGAGCAATAGGCGGGGCAAGAACTCGCTGGTGAGACATAAATCCGGCTGCAAGAATAATATTACCCAGACATGCATTTGCAGGGTTATAACTATCTCCTGCCAAATCAATAAAGAGCGAAAATCTATCAGCTAAAATATTGCGAACAACATCAGAAAAGCCACTCATAAGCGGATGGGAGCCAGAGGCAAGATGGGAAAGCTCTCTGTGCAGAAAAATTTTATCTGCAATCCTCGGTAATCGGGTAGATAGAAGTCTTACTATATTTTCCTTATCAGGACTCTTAATATCAGCCAACGCAATTAATCTATTGCGGACATCTCCAACTGCAGGCATATCAAATAAATCACGCAAATCAGCAGAGCTGCCACCTGAATCAAAAGTAGTTAT includes:
- a CDS encoding DUF2325 domain-containing protein, with product MCAALIGGMDRLKRDYIVSAKEQGVKLKVFTGKENKVSAKLGSADHVIIFTNQISHAAKKDIVKYTKSKQIPLHMFHSCGVTTLKNCLENL
- a CDS encoding deoxyribonuclease IV — encoded protein: MYIGAHMPITGGVDKAVERIIAVGGTALQIFTRNQRQWKVKPLEEDVIENFKRLRQDWGNYPVSVHDSYLINLASPKPEGAAKSVKAFAQELRRTESLGIEYIVTHPGSHLGSGKVEALERYVANLDEAIALSETAEVRVLIENTAGQGTNLGSRFGELATILENSGYTSRMGVCFDTCHAFAAGYDLRTAESCEEVFNKFDKLIGLDFLRLFHLNDCKEGLGSHKDRHEHIGQGRIGIDGFKYIINDSRFSTIPKVIETPKGDDTDFKFDKKNIELLRSLHE
- a CDS encoding nitroreductase family protein, yielding MLPIQIDHTLCKADGLCVHECPLAVLMISEKGKAPVINPKKMNYCINCGHCAAICPTNAITITAFEDQSSIPINHAGMPDFSSVENLMKSRRSIRKFKKTALTAKQVEELIHLAAYAPSGHNAHPVSWSVINSSDKMQELTLIAVEWMEEMVRQKSPLAKKLFLSGLINAYKNGNDAISRNAPTIAAAWAPKQGITPQTDTVIATTYLELAAHAQNIGTCWAGYIILAASYSEKIRNFLGIPKDHMLYGALLLGYPAVKYKNSPPRHKAEGKKTEFGTIFHARLNGH
- a CDS encoding GAK system CofD-like protein, yielding MENKHPGIIFFSGGTALNGLAAYLADINPACSYIITTFDSGGSSADLRDLFDMPAVGDVRNRLIALADIKSPDKENIVRLLSTRLPRIADKIFLHRELSHLASGSHPLMSGFSDVVRNILADRFSLFIDLAGDSYNPANACLGNIILAAGFMSHQRVLAPPIAQFSRLIGARGIVRASTIDNGHLAVRLQNGEILAGQHLFTGKEFDPVPAPIDGMWICSGVNDPWPRAVHASSLAMMLIKEADMIVYPMGSFYSSLLAALSPHGLGQTISLNPAPKIFVPNMGYDPELIGHDLALQVERLLEVLRLDNGYAIKPESVLNAILIDSENGNYQEDINMEELGKLPIKVIDRRLVSEDSDGLIDPELLGQELMDLALRNEL
- a CDS encoding ATP-binding protein codes for the protein MKNQQGIEYSRYRLILISALICFTGIVGYALWSSYSSQIQVRNAARELFAGGSAKRAMAVSSFFSNRALELKTLSSNEDVQKLVVEKDRYIAGYASVTPDILKRVCNVFYKTISEKNTGKEQIYSQIILLDSDGRMLIDTDSECVFMGENSEYKRYLVTGSDIAYSAGESDGVMALVMGVPVIGAGGEIGTVVAWIRIEALHDNLKDIFTSPVAGSDFLRAGEAIVAISDMSARNSAQLLLMDALKEWKGLTVLSNAKSDRKLDYLATSSPVYGTSMSIISLVKEQRIFGFLSLRMHLFISLFIFMAVASCCYSIVRIIFNRHIYETRILEAAKREAAVSREKEKLEQEIKSRRLADALRKRAEIRYRDIFDNAPVGIFQITMDGGYLTVNNAYANILGYDDQEEFIISVTDMRTDVLVNSDGWDAELRRLNLSGKVSGYIVQCYRRDRTKIWLSCDFRLVEGEPGLSSYLEGFAIDITSRKKAERELISSEKRFRSLFENSPVALWEMDFSALKDTFDIYGEKNTKLLRDDLLGNMDDVAECVSLVKVLDTNNLAIKFLSVHTREELIERGFSAYVTARGWRFFRTILLDFASGKVRHRSDVHLFRKDGREQFFIINCIIVPGYEKTWGRVLATVEDISELKHVENELRISNDKAQKANEAKGHFLANMSHEFRTPMNAIKGMVQLLQGSKLDEDQQENLRLIKSSVDSLLVIVNDILDFSKYDTVHMELSEENADLPAFLKEMRDVMDIGARNKKLEVLLETENIPSCVKVDLLRVRQVLVNLLGNAVKFTNEGEVTLKCRSLSHPVPGEKVEILFEVSDTGIGLPVQGAESLFKSFVQADPSITRQYGGTGLGLAICNRLVKHLGGELSARNNAKGGATFTFTLYLEVCSAEIDEGQQNFVLDKVAPDYSGIKVLVAEDSKMNQILLRKIFDKNGVTDYIIVGNGKEAVDLIKKSDDFDIVFMDIQMPVMDGLDATTAIRNFHSTVRIVALTANSGADFIEQCIKSGMDSRIVKPFNVEELLAELNVAVELSNSPDKVSG